The stretch of DNA ACCTCGGTCTCGGCCTCGTCCGCCTCGACCAGCGGCAGCCGCAGGCCGCCCGCGCGGTGCCCGAGCAGGTTCAGCGCCGCCTTCACCGGGATCGGGTTGGTGGTCACCGAAAGCGCCGAGTAGAGCGGCTTGAGCGCGGCGTCCAGCTCGGCGCGGCGCTGCGGCTCGACGATCATCTGCCGCATCTGCGGCCCGGCGACGTGGCTGGCCACCACGATGCCGCCCGCTCCGCCCATGTCGAGGGTGCGGGCGAAGGTCTCGTTGTTGCCCGCGTACACCCCGAGCCCGTCGACCAGCGCGAGGTTGTCGTCGTTGGCCTGCTTGACGTAGTCCACCCGCTCGATCTGCGCGAGCTCGGCCAGCAGGTCGTTGGGCATGTCCGTGGCGGTTCGCGACGGGATGTTGTAGAGCACCACCGGCTTGTCGGTGGCCCGCGAGACCTCGCTGAAGTGCCGCACCAGGCCGCGCCGGTTGGGGCGGTTGTAGTACGGCGTGACCGACAGGATGCCGTCGGCGCCGAGTTCGGTGACCTGCCGGGTCATCCGGCACGCCTGCGCTGTGTCGTTGGAACCGGTGGAGGCGATCACGCTGCAGCCCGCGGGGCGTTCCTGGCAGGCCAGTTCGACCATCCGCAGGTGCTCGGCGTTGGTCAGCGTCGCCGCCTCACCGGTGGTTCCGCAGACCACGACGCCGTCCGAACCGTTGTCGACCAGGTGGTGCAGCAACGCGACGAAGGCTTCCTCGTCGACCTTGAGCTCCTCGTCGAACGGGGTGACGATCGCGGTGATCAAGGTGCCGAGCGTCGTGGTCATCTCGCTGCCTTCCTCTCGTGCTCCGCCCGCCGCGCACCGCGCGATCCGGGCACCCTCGGTGCGGACCGCCGTCCGGCCCTGCCGAGGCCGCGGACGGCGGTTAACCAGCAT from Saccharopolyspora sp. SCSIO 74807 encodes:
- the dapA gene encoding 4-hydroxy-tetrahydrodipicolinate synthase, which codes for MTTTLGTLITAIVTPFDEELKVDEEAFVALLHHLVDNGSDGVVVCGTTGEAATLTNAEHLRMVELACQERPAGCSVIASTGSNDTAQACRMTRQVTELGADGILSVTPYYNRPNRRGLVRHFSEVSRATDKPVVLYNIPSRTATDMPNDLLAELAQIERVDYVKQANDDNLALVDGLGVYAGNNETFARTLDMGGAGGIVVASHVAGPQMRQMIVEPQRRAELDAALKPLYSALSVTTNPIPVKAALNLLGHRAGGLRLPLVEADEAETEVVRAALLETGLLAGD